One segment of Rhipicephalus sanguineus isolate Rsan-2018 chromosome 6, BIME_Rsan_1.4, whole genome shotgun sequence DNA contains the following:
- the LOC119398030 gene encoding phosphate-regulating neutral endopeptidase PHEX, with protein sequence MSLCLKKTAAEEDAQWDGIRGLLEAVGLQGWPYIDSPTPFQLDQFLMLIDRQLAIFPIVHVSLRKVSDSDPYLLHVDAPREFLSIQYEMQKTSKSMTYKEIVRRTLTLWKTLPQSKASARTVVQLEAELLEASKPISAKEAHDDRVLYTVKNLPPLPMFSVKEYLLHLRGGPNDSVVVVRHSYIEKLSGVIRKWSPQAMLNFLGVRVVAHVAPLLPPASVPQGLLRMGYPSFQHTVDPRTQSCFHLVNRLFPHGFRWILREIIAKTTDLDLQWAASARHAMSSLTRTYRAGTAWMQGEDLSNALKRLGVLRVNYLAGRESREKIDAYYAIANTTYDTDNLVGYYGGLLATSLQRYWNSSNGDANYDARFDGRSTDLDVAWTRSPESTYAVYLTSSGVASASLVTRADLPSTLYPLLSVDVSRALLLSSLEEARWSSWTRDRFDSLVKCLVERYKSAVQATGVSATSDNLGDFAEQIFADNAVLKPLMVAFQRYSHGVPFVPVRAHMKLTALKLFFINYAAAFCASKNEVAHDRERMLYGLSLPPRVRVNAALLDLKEFRDAFKCSKRSTATTTRCPVWNQGDSGLSDSSRRGLRRNLDKVRKR encoded by the coding sequence ATGAGCCTCTGCCTCAAAAAGACAGCCGCCGAAGAAGACGCCCAGTGGGACGGCATCCGAGGTCTGCTTGAAGCTGTTGGCCTCCAGGGCTGGCCGTACATCGACTCGCCGACACCGTTCCAGCTCGATCAATTCCTGATGCTCATCGACCGACAGTTGGCCATCTTTCCCATCGTCCACGTGTCGCTTCGGAAGGTCTCCGACAGTGATCCCTACCTGCTGCACGTCGACGCGCCGCGTGAATTCCTTTCGATACAATACGAAATGCAAAAGACCTCCAAGTCGATGACCTACAAGGAGATTGTTCGGCGAACGCTAACCTTGTGGAAGACATTGCCCCAAAGTAAAGCCTCAGCCAGAACCGTCGTGCAATTAGAGGCTGAACTCCTGGAGGCGTCCAAGCCCATTTCTGCCAAAGAGGCACATGACGACAGGGTCCTTTACACCGTGAAAAATTTGCCACCGTTGCCAATGTTCAGCGTGAAAGAGTACCTCCTTCACCTTCGCGGAGGGCCTAACGACAGCGTCGTGGTGGTGCGTCACTCGTACATCGAAAAACTTTCTGGCGTTATTCGAAAGTGGAGTCCTCAAGCCATGCTCAACTTCCTCGGCGTCCGCGTTGTCGCGCACGTGGCTCCCCTGCTGCCGCCGGCATCGGTACCACAGGGCTTGCTCCGCATGGGTTACCCCAGTTTCCAACACACCGTGGACCCGAGGACACAGAGCTGCTTCCACCTAGTCAACCGACTGTTTCCGCACGGCTTTCGGTGGATCCTGCGAGAGATAATCGCCAAGACCACCGACCTAGACCTCCAGTGGGCCGCGTCGGCCAGACACGCCATGTCATCGCTGACGCGAACCTATCGCGCGGGAACCGCCTGGATGCAGGGCGAAGACCTTTCGAACGCCTTGAAGCGGCTCGGGGTCTTACGCGTGAACTACCTGGCCGGCAGGGAGAGTCGAGAAAAAATCGACGCCTACTACGCGATCGCGAACACCACCTACGACACGGACAACCTGGTCGGCTACTACGGCGGTCTCCTGGCCACGTCCCTCCAGAGGTACTGGAACTCGAGCAACGGCGACGCCAACTACGACGCTCGCTTCGACGGCCGCTCGACGGACCTGGACGTAGCGTGGACGCGGTCTCCGGAGTCGACCTACGCGGTCTACCTGACTTCGAGCGGCGTGGCGTCCGCGTCGCTGGTGACGCGAGCCGATCTCCCTTCCACGCTGTACCCGCTGCTGTCGGTCGACGTGTCGAGGGCGTTGCTCCTGTCCTCCCTAGAGGAAGCCCGCTGGTCCAGCTGGACTCGAGACAGGTTCGACTCCCTCGTGAAGTGTCTCGTGGAGCGCTACAAGAGCGCCGTCCAAGCGACCGGAGTCTCTGCGACGAGCGACAACTTGGGCGACTTCGCCGAGCAGATATTCGCGGACAACGCCGTCCTCAAGCCCCTCATGGTGGCGTTCCAGAGGTACTCGCACGGTGTCCCTTTCGTGCCGGTCCGCGCGCACATGAAACTAACCGCGTTGAAACTTTTCTTCATCAACTACGCGGCGGCATTTTGCGCTTCCAAGAACGAGGTTGCACACGACCGCGAGCGCATGCTGTACGGACTGAGCCTTCCACCGCGCGTGCGAGTGAACGCGGCTCTGCTGGACCTAAAGGAATTCCGAGACGCGTTTAAATGCTCGAAGCgatcgacggcgacgacgacTCGTTGCCCCGTTTGGAACCAAGGCGACAGTGGCCTCTCCGATTCGAGTCGGCGTGGACTTCGACGGAATTTGGATAAAGTGAGGAAGCGTTGA
- the LOC119398031 gene encoding uncharacterized protein LOC119398031: MSSWKILVLLTTCFSALLGVRAQQVNVRDPELGEFQDDGKCFPLKQPWFVAFRNYEADPFFGLAAKCVRFSPTDVPYVDNATHVKVEFGDHDSLDLSVQLVRTDGYHHQNALRVSPTGGAQVELDLPIDYVDCSTCKILRHPYAGRAACSLLVTAEHIENPPNACHFIYRLLCGATKIPIYDESCKKHH, translated from the exons ATGTCGTCGTGGAAGATCTTGGTTCTGTTGACTACCTGCTTTAGCGCTCTCCTGGGCGTCCGAGCGCAGCAGGTCAACGTGAGAGACCCCGAGCTGGGAGAATTTCAGGACGACGGCAAA TGTTTTCCGTTGAAGCAGCCATGGTTCGTGGCGTTCCGTAACTACGAGGCGGACCCTTTCTTCGGCCTGGCTGCCAAGTGCGTTCGCTTTAGCCCCACGGACGTCCCTTACGTCGACAACGCTACTCACGTCAAGGTTGAGTTCGGGGACCACGACAGTCT GGACCTGAGCGTTCAGCTGGTTCGCACTGATGGTTATCACCACCAAAATGCTCTCCGGGTCTCACCAACAGGAG GAGCACAGGTGGAACTTGACCTCCCGATCGATTACGTCGACTGCAGCACCTGCAAGATCCTCAGACACCCCTACGCAGGCA GGGCAGCGTGCAGTTTACTGGTCACTGCAGAGCACATCGAGAACCCTCCCAACGCCTGTCACTTCATCTATCGACTGCTGTGTGGTGCCACTAAAATTCCCATCTACGACGAAAGCTGCAAGAAGCACCACTGA